CAACCGCCTGCTGCTGCGCGGCCCGAACAATCCGATGATGGCGGCGTCGTGGCTGGCCGCGATCAAGGCGGGCCTGGTGACGGTGCCGACGATGCCGCTGCTGCGTTCGAAGGAACTGAAGCAGATCATCGAGAAGGCGCAGATCCAGGCGGTGTTGTGCGACGTGCGCCTGAAGGACGAGGCGCAGTTCTGCGCGCAGCCGGATCACGAGAACCACTGCCCGGGTCTGGCGCAGGTGATGTACTTCAACGATTCGGCGCCGGATGCGCTGGACGCGCTGGCCGCGGGCAAGCCCGACACGTTCGAGGCGTGCGATACGGCGGCGGACGATGTGTGCCTGATCGCATTCACGAGCGGCACGACGGGCTCGCCGAAGGGTTGCATGCATTTCCATCGCGATGTGCTGGCGATGTGCGATCTGTTCCCGAAGCATGTGATCAAGCCGGGCCCGGACGACATTTTCTGCGGCACGCCGCCGCTGGCGTTCACGTTCGGACTGGGCGGGCTGTTGTGCTTCCCGCTGCGCGTGGGCGCGAGTACGGTGCTGGCCGAGAAGCTGTCGCCGGAGAGCCTGCTGGAACTGATCCAGGAATTCCGCGCGACGATCGTGTTCACGGCCCCGACCTTCTACCGCCAGATGGCGGCGCTGGTGGGCAGGTTCGATCTGTCGTCGCTGAAGAAGAGCGTGTCGGCGGGCGAGGCCTTGCCGGATGCGACGCGCCAGCTGTGGAAGGAGGCGACGGGGATCGAGATGATCGACGGCATCGGCGGCACGGAGATGATTCACGTGTTTGTGTCGAGCCCGCCGGAGTCGGTGCGCCGCGGGGCGATCGGGCGCGTGGTGCCGGGGTATGTGGCGCAGATCGTGGATGACGAGATGAAGCCGGTGCCGAACGGCACGGTGGGCCGGCTGGCGATCAAGGGGCCGACGGGCTGCCGCTATCTGGCGGACGAGCGTCAGCGCCGGTTCGTGCAAGATGGCTGGAATCTGCCGGGCGATACGTTCGTGCAGGACGACGACGGCTATCTGTTCTACCAGGCGCGCAACGACGACATGATCGTGTCGGCGGGCTACAACATCGCGGGTCCGGAGGTCGAGGACGCGCTGCTGCGTCACGAGGCGGTGGCGGAGTGCGGGG
The DNA window shown above is from Achromobacter spanius and carries:
- a CDS encoding AMP-binding protein, whose product is MEVSAHIDTFARDNLPPGEQWPEFLLDGPDVAYPKRFNCAVELVDAMVGRGHGDRVALRWRQDGKPATMTYRELAALTNRIARVLSEDMKLVPGNRLLLRGPNNPMMAASWLAAIKAGLVTVPTMPLLRSKELKQIIEKAQIQAVLCDVRLKDEAQFCAQPDHENHCPGLAQVMYFNDSAPDALDALAAGKPDTFEACDTAADDVCLIAFTSGTTGSPKGCMHFHRDVLAMCDLFPKHVIKPGPDDIFCGTPPLAFTFGLGGLLCFPLRVGASTVLAEKLSPESLLELIQEFRATIVFTAPTFYRQMAALVGRFDLSSLKKSVSAGEALPDATRQLWKEATGIEMIDGIGGTEMIHVFVSSPPESVRRGAIGRVVPGYVAQIVDDEMKPVPNGTVGRLAIKGPTGCRYLADERQRRFVQDGWNLPGDTFVQDDDGYLFYQARNDDMIVSAGYNIAGPEVEDALLRHEAVAECGVVGAMDDERGQVVKAFVVLKPGFAPSAELVTAMQTFVKANIAPYKYPRAIEFVDALPRTETGKLQRFALRKMA